A window of Sorex araneus isolate mSorAra2 chromosome 3, mSorAra2.pri, whole genome shotgun sequence genomic DNA:
gctggaacgatagcacaggggttagggcattttccttgcaagggGCCTACTGGCTTCagtttcttcgtccctctcagagatctcggcaagctatcaagagtatcccacccgctcaacatagcctggccagctacctgtggcaaattgaatatgccaaaaacagtaacaacaagtctcacaatggagacattactggtgccctctgaagcaaatccatgaacaatgggatcacagtgatacaaaGTGATAAAGGGTGGATGAAACAACTAAAACACATGTAAACTGATGATGAACTAAACGAATTATGATACATCTTATGGAAATTCCATAAGCCTATTGAAAAGTTCAAACaccatataattttattctgCTATCCTAAAGCAATATTACTATTCAATCTTCCGTTAGTGGGAGGCGGTTGAGGACAGCTGCCAAAGTACCAAAGTACTTTATTTGAAGAACTGGTTGTTCAATTGAAATTTTGGGAACAATTTATAAAAGAAGTAAAGGTAACCCCAATATACATGGACTGCCTTGGGTATCTAGAGGATACCTAGAGCTATTGGAAGCCAGTGTAAGGCTTAGCTCTCATAATCACTGAGCCCCAATGTATACTTGTCAAAGAAATACTCCCCGTGCCAGATTTCAGGGCCCCCATCTTGACATTGTGCTCACCCAATTCTTTGATGGACTTCTACTCACCCAGATCTCCTCAATCCTCCTTAAACCAATGTAATGTAAAGCAAAGAATCAATtactattcatttataagaaagaaaaatttagtatCCCACACCAAAAAATAACCTACTTGTATCCAAACTAAGACAGAGCCTTACCACTAACACACAATCAAAGCAGATGCTGCATAAATAAACACACAACATTTAAAATTAGTTCCTTCTAAGGAAGGAGCTTGATGGTGCTACTCTTACTGCTTTGCTTAGACTATTGATCATAGCAAATTCTTACAAAACAAATACTTAACACTGTGAAttagttttttaaagatatttaatgtttttgtatctCACTCAGAccctttccaaaataaaatgggaatgatTTGTAGATTCAGCCACTTTGCGATAATCAATGTAGAGACTAGAGTACCTAGAGTACAAAATTACAGTATATGTCGAATTAGTGTTTATCTTCCTTGGACCTGATGAGTGACCATCACAGCTCTATTGTCTTAAGAATTGTCTAAAGCCCTTTCGCCGCTGCTGCCGCTCGAGCATGATCGAGaagcccaaaagagctactttggacaccagcagcccactgaaatacttccagaatgtgaactgagagtttaGGCCAGGCTGTGACAGTGGGGAAGGGtatctctctctaggtttttccatcttatgagcaccataaaagggtaaaagtttgcagtgatgtaatttctggcagaattttccctggccttTTACAGAAACCcgaaacctaatgtcatctaatcatcagcaatatgaaatggttcctttttaacgggtcgaactttggggggaaaatcttaacaagaatagtaagtcttttgttgaaatattgaaggcaatcaaagtggtagccatctctatagactgaactaagccatagccccatgccggctgaggaggagaaatatccttctttcttgggaagaaatgcGTCGTGGCgttagccatattatgatgtccattaagcagacacaaacctggtggcgtgggaacaggatataaggaaaaaaaattattatgtacatggaacagcgggacgctggtcgagtctcgagccggggccgataccagcgcactactttgggttccagaaactgcttgcagacatgctgctaggccatcaactaagccatagccccacgccggctgatgatgggaaataaccatctttctcggtttttttccctttgtcaggcagcgtggcatcAATCATACTATGAGGactactaagcaggcatgaactcagtggcgcgggaaggagggggaaaaaaaaagaaaagttatgtaacaaacagcgggacttaatatctctacattctcagcaatggaatactaactatcaaatgcttccttggcagtaggactgtctttttttgggggggaaactccagcaacaatagtgagttatgtgttgaaacatggaatgtaatcaagataaagagtaaacaaagtgaaacttatcacttacaagggcggggactggggggggtgggaggaatactggggtggttggtggtgcaatataggcactggtgaagggaagggtgtttgagtattgtataactgacataaccctgagaactatgtaaccttccacatggtgattcaataaaataaaaataaataaataaaataataaaaaaattaaaaaagaattctcaattatttttctttctgtttctaagTAATTCTGTTAAATAACAACTGCTTcgtttccagaaaaaaaagagaaacttcacCCATATTTTATtaacactttattttctatttggtgaaatatttaaaatttttctttctgagaaaGAGTAGATAATCCACCAGTTGCTACTATTTCTTATAGAAGAGGACATATCATTTCATCATATGTATTTAGAGGGACTTTGAGATAACAAAATAGAATATAATCAAAGGTCTCTCTGGAAACTATTGTAGAGAGAAATGATATGTGATTtaatactgaattttaaaatttttttatgataaagcaatgttttaaaattcaaatttggtAAAATCTTAACAAGATAATTTGATGGTATTTAGGAATGATATATGCTagggtttttttccttctggagAAGACTATTGATGCtgcactcctgaaattttttaatattggtAACCaatgtaaatcaataaaatttgattgaaaaataaatcagtatatattaattttaaaagctgaGTGGAAATAAGCCTTCAAGAATAagctaaaataatataatatgataataaatgcaaatacaaaattgATTTGAAAGCAAAAGGGCACTAAACTACTCATCAACAATAGTTTCTAAAGGCAGGATTTGCTTGCTATTTTTTGGGCTGCAAGCCTTTGTGCAAACTGCAGTCCCTCAATTTTAACAActgagagaaatagaaataatgaaCTTGGTGACCAACTCTACCtttaagttctaaaattttagtatGGGATTTTCCAAGCTTTTTGGGTTGAAATAAGGAGGCATAATATGTAGCAACTgagagaataagaaataaaagttatgAACAAAGATTATTAAAATCAAGATAAATTATAAATAGGGGAAAATATGAATGCATAAGTTGTCTTTTCATAAATATTACGTCTATGTAGCAAATGGCTAAATATTTCTGATTAATTGCATGTCCTAGACCATACTGATTATATTATTATTGGCCATATAATTTGGGTTTTAGCTTTTTGATGTACAACGTGTCAAAGAACATcatcatttctaattttatggtgagatatttaattatttagtaaATTAATTTGTAGGTATATAATAAAGcctaaacattaaatatttttctataacatTACTGGGTCTTTTCTGCAATCAGATTTGGGTAGCAAGCTGTATCTACGTGGCTTCATAGACAATCTATTTAGGAAATCTTCCTGTAATGCATAAAACGACTATACAGTCTGCTCATTGCCACATTCATCTCTCTATTCCTGAATGTGTAGATGATTGGATTCAGAAAAGGAGTGATAAATGCATCAAAAATAGCAAGATATTTATCCAGGTGTGATGTGGGAGAAGGCCACGTATAGAAAAACATcagtggcccaaagaacaaaaccaccACAGTAATATGAGCTGACAAAGTGGAGAGGGCCTTTCAATAAACCACCAGAAGAATGTTTCCAAACAGTGAATAGAATGAAGATGTAGGAAATGACTAACAAGACAAAAGAACCCACAGAAATGAACCCACTATTGATAGTGACCATAAACTGCAGTTCGTGGGTGTCTGTGCAGGCAAGTCTGAGGAGCCGGGGAAGGTCACAATAAAAACTGTCTAATATATTAGGACCACAAAAAGGCAAATCTACTACAAAAATTAATTGAACTGATGAATGGATGAAGCCAATGATCCAGGAGGTGACTAGAAAGAATAGACACATTCGTGGGCTCATGATAGTCAGGTAATGGAGAGGCTTACAAATAGCCACATATCTGTCAAAAGCCATTGCGATGAGCAGCACCATCTCAGCACCCCCAACTGCATGGCTAAAGAAGATCTGTGTGAGACAACTGCAAAAGGTGATGGCTTTGTGCTTCTTGAAGATATCACTGATCATTTTAGGAGCGGTGATTGAGCAAAATAGCATATCAATGACTGAGAGGTTAGCAAGAAGGAAGTACATGGGGGAGTGGAGATGATCATCCAAGGTTACAGTGAACACAATGACGAGGTTTCCCACCATGCTCGCAACGTAGAATAAAAAGGAGAAGACAAAAAGGGGAAGCTGAATCTCCCATGAATTCGTGAGTCCCAGGAACACAAACTCTGATACTCTGGAGTGATTGCTTCCATCCATTGCTCAGACATCAGAATTAGTTTTCATGttacctataagaacaacaacaaaaacacctgTTTGCTCAATTATTAGTATCCAAGAAAGAAAAGCTTCAGATCATGAAACAGTGATGTATTCACATCTCATAGAGCCATATCATCTCTATCATGTGAACAATAGAAAGCTACTCAGCGGTGCCAGGTTTACATAGTATTTCAAAACTAATactatcaaataattttatttctcaaactATTTCCCTCTGCTTTACTCCGTGTAAAGTATGACACAACGTTCCCTATTTCCTTAGACCCAgactattttatttcaataacatGTCAGACCATATTCAAATACTTTGTACTATGATACCTTGTGAATGGATTCAGTTGAGTCACCTATCAATAGCAGCATATCATTTTCAAAACCTCTTTCTAGGGCTTAGGGAGGTAGCTCAACATGCTTTGcaacaggctttgcatgtggacatCAGGCTTCAATTCCTCGCACCATATTGGTCCCCAAGAATCCCTGGGAGTGATGATCTCAATCACCATATTAGGAGTAGtcacaagcactgctgggtgtgcttccTCACATTTACATCTATTAAATGTTATTCCTATTGTTCAATTAAACTTTCAAGGTTTTATTTCTTCAACCTCCACattttttctcattctattttcCAATACACAAAATTCAGTTTTTAGAGCTCCAGCTCAAATAACCCCTCATATGTGAAATGCAGGACTGTCTGCACAAATCTCTATATATCCTCTATTCTAAGCATTTATTTCCCTATGCCTGTCATGGTTATAAAATGTCCATCTCTCCAAATGAAATGTAAGCCCCTGTCTAAAGAAATGCTTTGGTCTTATCTCCACAGTCTCCACATTCATTCTAGTCACCTTAGTGACTAATATTAACCACTATTCAATTGCTTCACATTTGTTGAATGAAGAAATTTATGGGACTAAAAAATAATActatacaggggccggagcgatagcacaacaggtagagcgtttgcactgcacgcgaccaaccagggttcgattcccagcatcccatatggtcccccgagcaccaccaggagtgattcctgagttgcaaagtaaggaggtaacccctgtgcatcactgagtgtgacccaaaaaataaaatatataaataaataaataaataaatataataatagtataataatGAGAAGATATCATTCAGGTAGATTCATACTAATAATGTTTTCATTTGCCCATCAATCAGGAGTTATCACATACATTTCATTCTAACTGCTTAACTATACAAAGATAAGCTATAAGCTACACAAAGTTTGCACAAGAATATTCTGTcctcaaaagaaattatttcattattttgtaacTTCAATTATTAATTTGAAATACTCAATAAACAGCCTTTGATCTATTTTAGTTTGCTATTAAAATACGATATCTGGAGCAAATCTGAGCAACTAATGTTCACTAAAAATAAACAGTCTACATACTTCTtagttatgtatataaataataaactcCTGAGCAAGGTATATATTAACTCCTGAGTGgtactttgaattatttttgttcactaattaaataaattttttaagtcacAATTCTAGGCATGACAATaattcctttcttcatttcataCATAatcataactaaaaaaaaaagagtttaggtTTGTTACACTCAGATCTTCCTTCTCCAGACAGGATAAGAGCACTTGAAGAAATACTCTGATTCATCAAACACCTAAGAAGTCTCACTCTAGTTGCTCACACAGTTTTCATCTTTAGGAAATCTCTCAATGTTCTTACTTCTTCCTTTATctgaatttttacatattttatttttatcacactaCTTAGTTTTTtcgtgattctctaataaatatcTATCACTTTCATCTCTCCAACATACAAAACACTTGAGAAATGTTTCATACATCATAATTGTTTATATTTACTGAAAAACAACTCTTAAATGATGCTGGaagatgtttttgtgtttttcatttaATCATTTGTCAATATTAATATAGCATGTCTAAAATTTCCTTACATTAGCCTTtgatataaacacacaaaaagaaatatatataaataatggtacacataaaataagaaagttaaaCACGTAAAGTAGAACTCAATTTATCAGAACAATTTTAAACAGTAATTGTTTAAATCTGCTCAGCAGATCCTGGtgagctacctgtgatgtatttgatatgccaaaaacagtaacaataacatgctcttcatgttcctagagcgagaAGATGTCATTGGACtatactagcatgagacagggacaaatagttactggtgcccactagagcaatcgatgagcaacgggatgacaataatacagtgaatTGTGTAAATAAATTTATGACTTGTAACCAAACTCTTATATCATGAACTATAAGCTAACTAAGTTAAGATTCTCTAGATATGGGcaggaaataaaagcaaaggaatttttctgattaaattcctttttaaatgtttctaaaaagaaaaaaatgggtctGACCAAATTTTATAGGATGtccataaaatagaaataacagtGGAAATACActacaaagagaaaatatgagTAGCATTCCATTAGACTGAAATTTGActaacaaaacaacaaatgagAAGAATTGGAAATACACTACAAAGAGAAATAACAGTGGAAATACActacaaagagaaaatatgagTAGCATTCCATTAGACTAAAATTTGActaacaaaacaacaaatgagAGGAACTGAAATGATGGCAAAGATGACTATAAATTAACTTAAAAGGAAAGGAGTTACAAAAAGAGGAtaagaaaaatgatgaaaattataGGGCATATATGAGGctcccttgcatacagccaacccgggttcaattcctccacccctctcggagagcccggcaagctaccgagagtatctcatccacacggcaagctacccatggcatattcaatatgccgaaaacagtagcaacaagtgtcactatggagatgttagtggtgcccgctcaagcaaatcgatgacaacaggatgacagtgacagtgacggtgatatgAGGTTCCACATAAAGTTTACAAAGAGACTAGCTTGAGAGCAAGAGGAGGTTAAATACACTTttaaatcaaaaaggaaataaatgataaagGGGGAGAAAAAGCAAAACTGAATTATTGAATGCAGCAGGAAGCTCCGATGATCAGTCTAATGGGAAATTCtaatggagggaaggtgacagagtGAGAGCTTATTTTGCCTTGCAATCTTAAGTGTCCAAAGCCCCACATTATTTCCATCTAGCACCTAGCTTGAGAGAGGCTTTATTGCAAGTTCATAAAGTGCCTTTCCTAGTTTTACTCACATCGCTAAGGGAAGGAAGATTCATTAAACTACTACAAACAGCTAAGTTACCAGATGGCTTTCCTTCCTGAAATCTTGTGCATACAAGAAGTGAAAGCTTTGACACTGAGAAAAATATGTGATTCATGTTAAACTTTATTATCCAAAAAGAATTGTCTAGGATAGTTTGCTATAGACAACAAATGAGTGAAGCAGGAAAGGGGCAGACCCCAAAACTGTGAGCTGAAACTGTTAACAGATGAGTCTGAATGTCAACAACAAAATGTCTCTACAATCCCttacagagaaaagagaaaattattctaaaaagcAAATATCAGTACATTGGGAAACTTACCCAGTGTCTGTCTCCATATTTGAAATTTCTTGAGTATCTATTTATTTCATGGCTctgatttgtatttatttatttatttaatggtcTTATTTGTAGCCCCTGAATGGCTTCTAGAGAGGGACACTAGTTCTGGGTACTTGGTACTGGTTACTTGGTCACTCTGAGTTAATCCCAAACCCTCCATGAAAAGGGTGTATGCACATCTAACTTGAGGAGATACTGCACTGTGAGTTATCTAGCGCTAGTAGAACTTTTCAAGAATTGCAATGACATGAATTATGCCATCATTTATTCAGACTAGGATACATGCCCTTTCCAGATTCTACATTTCTTAGAACAGATTCCtggtaattttatattttaaatttggaagaaaaaaagagagatgctCATTTTCCCCAATTAATAAAATCATTCAACTGGAAGAGATCTAAAAAcgtgtctaggggctggagagatagcacagagggtagggcgtttgccttgcacgtggctgacccgggttcgaatcccagcatcccatatggtcccctgagcaccgccaggagtaattcctgagtgtagaaccaggagtaacccctgtgcattgccgggtgtgaccgacccaaaaagcaaaaaaataaaaataaaaacgtgTCTAGCCAgctccattcttttgtttattcaaGATATATTAGTTTTTCCTCAGTTTAGAAaggtgaaaatttattttcttccttgctCCTCATTAacataacaatattttatattaatttctaaCATATAGTAAGAAAATTTGCTATCCTCACTATCAAATTGAGAGCCAtataattatttacaaatataaaaaggTTGTCAATCACTCACATATAAATGTTTAATATCCTTGTGCTTGGTAAAATATATAACATGGCCCTCCATGGCAAaggtaaaagcaaataaaaatcatttatatgtATCCTTTAATTTTAAGAGTCTCCGTTGCTTTAGTCTTTTCTCATTTTCATACATCTTTGATCATTTAATTTTGTCACTCTGTCTTGCACTTCCATTTCATTACCAAACATCTTCCTATAGGGACCTTGGTAAATGCCTAGGCCCCTATATTCTAATAAATGCCTGGAAGTCAAACTAAAACAGGATTATGTTGCACATATAATTTCCTATTGTTTCCTTCATCTTCCATCATTTAATTTTAACTGGTACTCTAGTATTTTAGTTTAAGATAAGTTAGAgccctaaacatttttttcttctaagcaATTTTTAAATCATCTTTCTCCACAGAATTCtgtgattttgtatttttagatGATCAGGAGTCAGGAGGGGGAGGTTCACtgcagggcagtgctgggggccactcccatcTCTGCCCGGGAACCATGGAGGCATCAACAcaggctcctgtatgcaaagtatgCGCTCCAgctttttgagccatctccccaagcccagattgtttttaatttcacttaTCACTGTTACTTAATGTACTGTTCTTCTTTACCTTAGTTCTCTAAAGATAACATTAAAGCAAATCACTAATACTTAGtgaacttttcttctttatacATTAGTTCTCAAAAGAAGGCAGTACACGTTAAGGCAAGCATATTTGTCTCTACTCTCAGTTTCAATAAAGAGCCGTTGGTGTGGTTAACACCTCAAACTATATCATACTATCTTCAGTTGCAGTTCTGCCACACCAAACTGTTTCCAAGAACTAGTTTAAAATTAAGGTTAATTCTTTTTTCTCCATATCTACAAGAATTCATATTTAGTCTCTTGTGCTCATCATCCCTTCTAACCACCACCgtcctcccctgcctgcctccagaTCATAGCTTAATgtgtacacacacccacacacacacaaaaaaaaaaaagaccattacCTGAGTTTTTCTTGTTGTTGCAATTTCTCTAATTTAATCTATTTCTGCTATTTTCAACTTTACCCCATGTTTCCCTTGTAGTTATTCTCAGATTATTGTCCCAAACACACAAGATACCTGTGAAGTGTTTctataaatggaaaaattaactAACAGCACTAGAAGATTATGACCAAATAATGCTACAATGAGCTGGGATTGCAAATTAAAGTCAATTTGTCAGGGAAATTGTTGCCTAAAATTCTGTTCATTATAATCAAAGCAACAAAAGGGAAATGTTGATAATGAGTCACAGGAGAGAAGAATGACACTGGAATCTTTAAGAAAATCAACCtcatccagagagataatactgcagGTTATTCTTTTCTCTTGCATACAACTgatccgggttcagttcccaataCCACActccctggagtgatccctgtgctcagaaccagaagtaatccctgagcacagctggatgtacctgaaaaaaaaaatcaatctctcATTTTCTCTGCCAACTTAAGTCTTGTTATTATGAAAACATTCTGGAAAACTTGACAATACTTGACAATACTTGCTTTCTAAATTATATATCACAGGTTTGCAAGTGTTTTTTCTCTATACATAAACAAATTgggtaaatgaaaaaataagttaCAGAAATAATTAAGTGACATATTGGgtctggagcaatggcacagcagatagggcacttgccttacacacagctgacctgggtttgatcatatggtccccctcagccttccaggagtaattcctaagtgcagagccagaagtgtgccctgagcactaccaggtttaacactaaaacaagcaaaaaagataaaataaatgacatataGTAAGACTTTTACAAACAAGTACTTTAAAGAGAGACTTTGTTTAACTCATATCTGGCTCTTCCAGAGCAACTCATACTCAAGGGATATTACGGAATACATGTTTAACTCAAAAGAATCTATTCATTGAAATTCTACTGTCTCTTACTGAATCTGTCATTTGGAGACAGAAAGAATATGAACAAACAGTAGCTTCAAATactaatataggggctggagcaatagtacagcatgtaaggtgtattagctttacatgcagctgaccaaggttgaTCCTTGACATCCAACATGGtctctttgagcactgccaggagtaattcctgagtgcagagtcaggagtaaccccgagcattgtcagttgtgacccaaaaaaagccaatatgtatggggagggggggaggggagt
This region includes:
- the LOC101541609 gene encoding LOW QUALITY PROTEIN: olfactory receptor 4F15 (The sequence of the model RefSeq protein was modified relative to this genomic sequence to represent the inferred CDS: deleted 1 base in 1 codon) — its product is MDGSNHSRVSEFVFLGLTNSWEIQLPLFVFSFLFYVASMVGNLVIVFTVTLDDHLHSPMYFLLANLSVIDMLFCSITAPKMISDIFKKHKAITFCSCLTQIFFSHAVGGAEMVLLIAMAFDRYVAICKPLHYLTIMSPRMCLFFLVTSWIIGFIHSSVQLIFVVDLPFCGPNILDSFYCDLPRLLRLACTDTHELQFMVTINSGFISVGSFVLLVISYIFILFTVWKHSSGGLLKALSTLSAHITVVVLFFGPLMFFYTWPSPTSHLDKYLAIFDAFITPFLNPIIYTFRNREMNVAMSRLYSRFMHYRKIS